A genome region from Microtus ochrogaster isolate Prairie Vole_2 chromosome 1, MicOch1.0, whole genome shotgun sequence includes the following:
- the Ctso gene encoding cathepsin O: MKPRWASLLLLCCCCCLGRGVARTWPRSHQREAAALRESLNRHRYLNSFSHENATAFYGINQFSYLFPEEFKALYLGSKAAWSPRYPAEGQTPVPNVSLPLKFDWRDKHVVNQVRNQKMCGGCWAFSVVGAIESARGIQGKPQDDLSVQQVIDCSFNNYGCSGGSPLSALSWLNETQVKLVEDSEYPFKAQNGLCRYFPQSQAGVSIKGFSAYDFSDQEDEMAKALLSFGPLVVIVDAVSWQDYLGGIIQHHCSSGEANHAVLITGFDKTGNTPYWMVRNSWGSSWGIEGYAHVKMGGNVCGIADSVSVVFV; the protein is encoded by the exons ATGAAGCCACGGTGGGCGAGCCTCTTGctgctgtgctgctgctgctgtctgggCCGCGGGGTCGCCCGGACCTGGCCGCGGAGCCACCAGCGGGAGGCGGCCGCCTTGCGG gAAAGTCTGAATAGACATCGATATTTGAACTCTTTCTCTCATGAAAACGCCACTGCCTTCTATGGAATAAAccagttttcttatttgtttcctgAAGAGTTCAAAG CTCTGTATTTAGGCAGCAAAGCTGCCTGGTCTCCCAGATACCCAGCAGAAGGGCAGACACCCGTCCCCAATGTGTCTTTGCCGTTGAAATTTGACTGGAGGGACAAGCATGTTGTAAACCAAGTGAGAAACCAGAAGATG TGTGGAGGCTGCTGGGCCTTCAGCGTGGTGGGTGCGATAGAGTCGGCTCGTGGGATCCAAGGGAAACCTCAGGACGACCTCAGTGTGCAGCAGGTCATCGACTGCTCCTTTAATAACTATGGCTGCAGTGGCGGCTCTCCTCTCAGTGCCCTGAGCTGGCTGAATGAG ACACAGGTGAAGTTGGTGGAAGATTCAGAATACCCCTTCAAGGCACAAAATGGCCTGTGTCGCTATTTTCCCCAATCACAAGCTGGAGTTTCAATCAAAGGCTTTTCTGCATATGACTTCAG TGACCAAGAAGATGAAATGGCAAAAGCACTTCTGAGCTTCGGCCCTTTGGTGGTGATAGTTGATGCAGTGAGCTGGCAGGATTACCTGGGGGGCATTATCCAACATCACTGCTCTAGTGGGGAGGCGAACCATGCGGTTCTCATCACAGGATTTGATAAAACCG GAAACACTCCATACTGGATGGTGAGAAATTCATGGGGCAGCTCCTGGGGAATAGAAGGCTACGCCCATGTGAAGATGGGAGGAAATGTCTGTG GCATTGCAGACTCTGTCTCTGTTGTCTTTGTGTGA
- the Tdo2 gene encoding tryptophan 2,3-dioxygenase has protein sequence MSGCPFLGNSVGYSLKNLPIEDSEEDKAQNGVNRASRGGLIYGSYLQLDKILDAQELQSEIKGNKIHDEHLFIITHQAYELWFKQILWELDSVREIFQNGHVRDERNMLKVMTRMHRVVVIFKLLVQQFSVLETMTALDFNDFREYLSPASGFQSLQFRLLENKIGVLQSLRVPYNRRHYRDNFGGEANELLLKSEQEQTLLQLVEAWLERTPGLEPHGFNFWGKFEENILKGLEEEFLRIQALEESEEKEEQMAEFRKQKEVLLCLFDEKRHEYLLSKGERRLSYRALQGALMIYFYREEPRFQVPFQLLTSLMDIDTLMTKWRYNHVCMVHRMLGTKGGTGGSSGYQYLRSTVSDRYKVFVDLFNLSTYLVPRHWIPKMNPIIHKFLYTAEYCDSSYFSSDDSD, from the exons ATGAGTGGGTGCCCGTTTTTAGGAAACAGTGTGGG ATATTCTTTGAAAAACTTACCTATAGAAGACAGTGAAGAAGACAAAGCTCAAAATGGTGTAAACAGAGCCAGCAGAGGCGGGCTTATCTACGGGAGCTACCTGCAG ttggATAAAATTTTGGATGCACAAGAActtcaaagtgaaataaaaggaaataaaatccatGATGAACACCTTTTTATCATAACCCACCAAG cttATGAACTCTGGTTTAAACAAATCCTCTGGGAACTGGATTCTGTTCGTGAGATTTTTCAAAATGGCCAT GTCAGGGACGAGAGGAACATGCTCAAGGTGATGACCCGGATGCACCGCGTGGTGGTCATCTTCAAGCTCCTGGTGCAGCAGTTCTCTGTGCTGGAAACCATGACAGCCTTGGATTTCAACGACTTCAG AGAGTACCTATCTCCAGCATCGGGCTTCCAGAGTTTACAGTTCCGACTGCTAGAGAATAAGATAGGCGTTCTTCAGAGCTTAAGAGTCCCTTACAACAGAAGACACTATCGTGATAACTTCGGAGGCGAGGCCAATGAGCTGCTGCTGAAATCGGAGCAGGAGCAGACGCTGCTGCAGCTGGTGGAG GCATGGCTGGAGAGAACACCTGGCTTAGAGCCACATGGATTTAATTTCTGGGGAAAGTTTGAAGAGAACATCCTGAAAGGCCTAGAAGAAGAATTCCTAAGGATACAG GCTTTGGAAGaatcagaagagaaagaggagcagatgGCTGAGTTCCGGAAACAGAAAGAGGTTCTCCTGTGCTTGTTTGACGAGAAGCGCCACGAGTACCTCCTAAGcaaag GTGAGCGACGACTGTCATACAGAGCACTCCAGGGAGCACTGATGATCTATTTTTAcag GGAGGAGCCCCGGTTCCAGGTCCCTTTCCAGTTGCTGACCTCGCTAATGGATATAGACACGCTCATGACCAAATGGAGAT ATAACCATGTGTGCATGGTGCACAGGATGCTGGGCACCAAGGGCGGCACTGGGGGATCCTCAGGCTATCAGTACCTACGCTCAACCGTGAG TGACAGATACAAGGTGTTTGTGGATTTATTTAACCTCTCAACATACCTGGTTCCTCGACACTGGATACCAAAGATGAATCCTATCATTCACAAATTCCTCTACACAGCCGAGTACTGTGACAGCTCTTACTTCAGCAGTGATGACTCGGACTAA